The sequence TTAAATTTAGTGCTTATGACTTCACTAAATACGGAGGCTTAGTCGGGCATCTCGAGCACATCAGTGCAGATACGACTCAAGATGAAGAAGGCAACAGCTTCTATTTGGTGAGAATAAGAACCGAAAGCACAGGATTAGGTGACGATAACGAGCTTCCTATCATCCCCGGTATGACAGCGAGCGTCGATATCATTACAGGTAAAAGAACCGTACTGGACTATCTACTCAAGCCTATCTTGAGCGCACAACAAAATGCACTCAAAGAGTAGTTGGCAAGAGTATTGAGCACGCAATGAAGCAATACACTCACAAGCTGATATCAGGGTTAGCCATTAGTAGCCTACTTACCCTGCTACCACTGGCAAGTGAAGCCCTTAACCGTGAGGAACAGCATTGGGTAGATCTCGTATCAACACATTATGGTCCGCGAGCTGGAAAACGGGTGGAGACATGGCGCTCATTGATGGCAGAACTCAAGCAAGAGCCCGAGCAGGTTCAATTGAGTGAAATTAACCATTTTTTCAATCAAATGAATTTTGTCGATGATATTCGTTTATGGGGTAAGAAAGATTACTGGGCCACCCCACTTGAGTTTCTTGGTAGCAGCGGCGGGGACTGCGAAGATTTTACGATCGCGAAATATTTCTCGTTGTTGGAACTAGGCGTACCCGACAAGAAACTGCGGCTCATTTATGTCAAGGCGATTGAGTTAGACCAGTTCCATATGGTGCTTGCCTATTACTCTAAGCCCAGTGCTGAACCATTAATATTAGACAATTTAGACCCAACAATACGTCGCGCCTCTAAACGGACGGATTTACTCCCCGTTTATAGTTTTAACGGTAAAAATCTGTGGCTAGTCAAGGCACGGCAGAGTCAGTTGGCGGGAGACGCCTCTCGCCTCAAGTTATGGAACGATTTACGTG comes from Vibrio astriarenae and encodes:
- a CDS encoding transglutaminase-like cysteine peptidase, which gives rise to MKQYTHKLISGLAISSLLTLLPLASEALNREEQHWVDLVSTHYGPRAGKRVETWRSLMAELKQEPEQVQLSEINHFFNQMNFVDDIRLWGKKDYWATPLEFLGSSGGDCEDFTIAKYFSLLELGVPDKKLRLIYVKAIELDQFHMVLAYYSKPSAEPLILDNLDPTIRRASKRTDLLPVYSFNGKNLWLVKARQSQLAGDASRLKLWNDLRARERADKLNKPIINYDE